One genomic segment of Rivularia sp. PCC 7116 includes these proteins:
- a CDS encoding proton extrusion protein PcxA → MKNFAVSQKIYSYLVKAYQWYLRTQERSLDEAYKAALQIKAIEDEHFNGNKIDFNSAAHSSSVIDYFTSDLKRLLRIVRMRLTEFKATRYLLSESNVKQAQKFDVEYPNSELILEKLKIIDTIVAKYTLPFIEESSPLPETAEFPETTSNQVSNIIPRIESEIVQAKTADAAKNKSPNQPKGKVNATGVLPRSIFNTFNRLQVELDPNAEQDIVDKFRKSQRRTIISVRFLLLLVIVPILSHQVSKALIVSPIVEHFRDSEDSKLFINYEMEEEALLELERFEEKIKFQALINSPPSLSPQEIDEEIEEEVKEKAFEIAEQYRVMGGNAIKNVFADIISVIVFIWFLIFSKREIAVLKEFFDYVVYGLSDSAKAFIIILFTDIFVGFHSPHGWEVILEGVSRHWGLPANHEFIFLFIATFPVILDTIFKYWIFRYLNRISPSAVATYRNMNE, encoded by the coding sequence ATGAAAAACTTTGCCGTTAGCCAAAAAATTTACTCATATTTAGTAAAAGCTTACCAGTGGTACTTACGAACACAGGAACGTTCTTTGGATGAAGCTTATAAAGCAGCATTACAAATAAAAGCAATAGAAGATGAGCATTTTAACGGCAACAAAATAGATTTCAATTCTGCCGCTCATAGCAGTAGCGTCATAGATTATTTTACATCAGACCTGAAAAGACTTTTAAGAATTGTACGCATGAGATTGACGGAGTTTAAAGCTACTCGCTATTTACTCAGCGAATCAAATGTAAAACAAGCACAAAAGTTTGATGTTGAATATCCGAATTCGGAATTAATTTTAGAAAAGCTAAAAATAATTGATACGATAGTTGCTAAATATACTTTACCGTTTATAGAAGAGTCTTCCCCTCTACCCGAAACTGCTGAATTTCCCGAGACAACTTCTAATCAAGTTTCTAATATTATACCAAGAATTGAATCTGAAATAGTTCAAGCAAAAACGGCAGATGCAGCAAAAAATAAATCGCCAAACCAGCCAAAAGGTAAAGTCAACGCTACGGGAGTTTTACCTCGTTCTATTTTCAATACATTCAATCGCTTGCAAGTTGAATTAGATCCCAATGCAGAACAAGATATTGTGGATAAATTCCGCAAGTCTCAAAGAAGAACAATTATCTCTGTAAGATTTTTATTACTATTAGTCATAGTACCTATATTAAGTCATCAAGTATCAAAAGCACTTATAGTTAGCCCCATCGTCGAGCATTTTCGAGACAGCGAAGATTCTAAATTGTTTATTAATTATGAGATGGAAGAAGAAGCGCTATTAGAATTAGAAAGGTTTGAAGAGAAAATCAAGTTTCAAGCTTTAATTAATAGCCCTCCTTCTCTTTCTCCTCAAGAAATAGACGAAGAGATAGAAGAAGAAGTTAAAGAAAAAGCTTTTGAGATTGCAGAACAATATCGTGTCATGGGCGGCAATGCAATTAAAAATGTTTTTGCCGATATTATTTCTGTAATTGTATTTATTTGGTTTTTGATATTCAGCAAGCGAGAGATTGCTGTTTTAAAAGAATTTTTTGATTATGTAGTATATGGTTTGAGCGACAGCGCTAAGGCATTCATTATTATTCTATTTACCGATATATTTGTTGGATTCCACTCTCCCCACGGCTGGGAAGTAATTCTCGAAGGAGTATCGCGTCATTGGGGTTTGCCAGCAAATCATGAGTTCATTTTCTTATTTATTGCCACATTCCCCGTAATTCTAGATACTATCTTTAAATACTGGATTTTCCGCTATCTCAACCGTATTTCTCCTTCTGCCGTCGCAACTTATCGGAATATGAATGAATAA
- a CDS encoding NADPH-dependent F420 reductase, with the protein MKIGIIGSGNIGGNLGKHWAASGHEVMFSSRNPETLKSMADEVGARTGTPQEAASFGEVILLAIPFGKVPDLATQIGSLDNKILIDAGNPYPHRDGDVAQKVIDDESQTATGYVADQFRGAKTVKAFNSIYYKVLAEKAFLEGDERIAVQVCSDDEQAKETVKQLIKDIGFAPQDLGKLDKGVLFEPDAALYNQNLKIGEAEKLLSQIQ; encoded by the coding sequence ATGAAAATCGGTATTATTGGCTCGGGAAATATTGGTGGAAATTTAGGTAAACATTGGGCTGCTTCAGGACATGAGGTGATGTTTAGCTCTAGAAATCCCGAAACATTAAAATCAATGGCAGATGAAGTCGGTGCAAGAACAGGTACCCCTCAAGAAGCTGCGAGTTTTGGGGAAGTTATTTTGCTGGCTATTCCCTTTGGTAAAGTTCCTGACTTAGCTACACAAATCGGCAGTTTAGATAATAAAATTCTCATCGATGCAGGTAATCCCTATCCTCACAGAGATGGTGATGTTGCCCAGAAAGTCATTGACGATGAATCTCAAACAGCTACAGGTTATGTTGCCGATCAATTTCGAGGAGCTAAAACCGTCAAGGCATTTAATTCCATTTATTACAAAGTATTAGCCGAAAAAGCTTTTCTGGAAGGAGATGAAAGAATTGCCGTGCAAGTCTGTAGCGATGACGAGCAGGCAAAAGAAACAGTGAAGCAACTTATTAAAGATATTGGTTTTGCTCCTCAAGATTTAGGTAAGCTCGACAAAGGAGTTCTTTTTGAACCCGATGCTGCTCTCTACAACCAAAATCTGAAAATTGGTGAAGCAGAAAAACTGTTGAGTCAAATTCAATAA
- a CDS encoding LysR family transcriptional regulator: protein MTSIPPPSSVNIDYTNLRKLDLNLLVALDVLIEEASVTKAAEKLNISQSSMSHALKRLRTVLDDEILIRTSRDMEVTPLAREISYRVHQILAEIQSTLLEKETFEPATAREDFRIAASDYIETTLGVSLLQQLTSQAPNIRVRICNLNKEKSLDALDNNQIDLVIDANLPLKRWHIREDLYHEEFVCVVKSDCPLTELSVEEYVSRSQILVSMRDDFQGSADKILEQQQLQRQVIWSTPHFMPIPFLIANSDCVTLLPNRVAQNCAKTLGLKLLQPPIEVEGFTVSMVWHQRNTNRLSHQWLRTQLLEAARDI from the coding sequence ATGACATCGATTCCACCACCTTCCTCCGTGAATATAGATTACACAAACCTGCGAAAACTCGACCTCAATCTGCTGGTTGCCCTCGATGTTTTGATTGAAGAAGCTAGCGTCACCAAAGCTGCGGAAAAACTCAATATTAGTCAGTCTTCCATGAGCCATGCTCTCAAAAGACTGCGGACTGTTTTAGATGATGAAATTTTGATTAGAACCTCGCGAGATATGGAAGTAACGCCTTTAGCGAGGGAAATTAGCTATCGAGTGCATCAAATTTTGGCAGAAATTCAGTCAACTTTATTGGAGAAAGAAACTTTCGAGCCTGCCACCGCTCGGGAAGACTTTAGAATTGCCGCTAGCGATTACATTGAAACGACTCTAGGAGTAAGCTTGCTGCAACAGTTAACCAGCCAAGCGCCAAATATCCGCGTTCGTATTTGCAATTTAAATAAAGAGAAATCTTTGGATGCCTTAGATAATAACCAGATTGATTTGGTGATTGATGCCAATTTACCGCTCAAACGCTGGCATATCCGCGAAGATTTATACCATGAAGAATTTGTTTGCGTGGTTAAAAGCGATTGTCCGCTTACAGAATTATCCGTGGAAGAGTATGTAAGTAGGTCGCAAATTCTAGTATCAATGCGAGATGATTTTCAAGGCTCTGCGGACAAAATTCTCGAACAACAGCAGCTTCAGCGACAAGTAATCTGGTCAACTCCCCATTTCATGCCGATTCCGTTTCTTATTGCTAATTCTGATTGCGTTACTTTACTTCCCAATCGCGTTGCCCAAAACTGCGCCAAGACATTAGGTTTGAAACTTCTGCAACCACCTATTGAAGTTGAAGGGTTTACTGTTTCTATGGTATGGCATCAACGCAATACTAATCGTTTGTCGCATCAGTGGCTGCGTACTCAATTGCTTGAAGCAGCACGAGATATTTGA
- a CDS encoding cation:proton antiporter, producing the protein MLGAILTANSLELNLGLSINSLLNELSPHLLAADSASGGEEKATIAALVGTAGIIFIFSVILGEICTRLKLPTVLGDLVAGMLLGGSVLGLIVFSSEGVEVNTTLLRGLEVITGASSGIVEQAYRFQMKDFLDESANIGLLTLLFTTGLESNLKELIRVGTQAATVAITGVFVPFVLGTFVLIKLFGIATIPALFAGAALTATSIGITAKVLQDIGNLKSDEGQIILGAAILDDILGIVVLAVVLSLVQTGEIEISNIIYLLTSATLFVLGAVFLNNIFGSMFVKAVKKINNPAALMLLAIVFLNACSLLATAIGLEAILGAFAAGLVLGETEFQEKLQGLFEPFIFVYTTIFFVTIGAKVDLSVLNPTVAANHKGLIIAACLIVIAILGKIVAGFAVFTNKPINKLAIGTGMIPRGEVGLVFAGLGATTGALSNSLDAAIIIMVIVTTLIAPIMLRFVFPSSTTSDNSEEYAENSETDCVPVSKFN; encoded by the coding sequence ATGCTTGGTGCAATTTTGACTGCAAACAGCTTGGAGCTAAATCTGGGTTTATCCATTAACTCCCTGTTAAATGAACTGTCTCCTCACTTATTAGCGGCAGATAGCGCTTCTGGAGGAGAAGAAAAAGCAACTATTGCCGCTTTAGTTGGTACTGCTGGAATTATTTTTATTTTTAGTGTCATTTTAGGGGAAATTTGTACCCGTCTAAAATTACCTACTGTTTTGGGCGATTTAGTCGCAGGAATGTTGCTGGGAGGTTCCGTATTAGGGCTTATAGTATTTTCCTCAGAAGGGGTAGAAGTAAATACTACTTTGCTTAGAGGCTTGGAAGTAATAACGGGTGCTTCTTCAGGAATTGTAGAACAAGCTTACCGATTCCAAATGAAAGACTTTCTCGACGAAAGTGCGAACATCGGACTTTTAACTTTGCTGTTTACCACGGGATTAGAATCTAACCTTAAAGAGTTGATTAGGGTAGGTACTCAAGCGGCAACTGTAGCAATTACGGGTGTATTCGTACCCTTTGTTCTGGGAACCTTTGTATTAATTAAATTATTTGGGATTGCAACTATCCCGGCTTTATTTGCTGGTGCGGCTTTGACAGCCACAAGTATCGGAATTACAGCCAAAGTATTACAAGATATTGGTAATCTCAAGTCAGACGAAGGGCAGATAATTCTAGGAGCGGCAATTTTAGACGATATTCTCGGGATTGTAGTCTTAGCAGTTGTGCTGAGTTTAGTGCAAACCGGAGAAATCGAAATTAGCAATATCATCTATTTACTTACTAGCGCTACATTATTTGTTCTAGGTGCGGTTTTTCTCAATAATATTTTCGGTTCTATGTTTGTGAAGGCGGTTAAGAAAATTAACAATCCTGCCGCTTTAATGCTCTTAGCGATTGTATTTCTTAATGCTTGCTCTTTACTGGCAACTGCCATTGGTTTAGAAGCAATTTTAGGAGCCTTTGCTGCGGGTTTAGTTCTAGGAGAAACAGAGTTTCAGGAAAAATTGCAGGGGCTGTTTGAACCGTTCATATTCGTTTACACAACGATATTTTTCGTCACAATCGGTGCAAAGGTTGATTTAAGCGTTCTCAATCCTACAGTTGCAGCCAATCATAAAGGTTTGATAATAGCTGCTTGTTTAATTGTTATTGCCATCCTTGGTAAAATCGTCGCAGGCTTTGCAGTCTTTACAAATAAACCCATCAATAAACTAGCAATAGGTACCGGTATGATTCCTAGAGGTGAGGTTGGATTGGTATTTGCTGGTTTGGGTGCCACAACTGGGGCTTTATCAAATTCCTTAGATGCAGCAATAATTATTATGGTGATTGTCACTACTTTAATTGCACCAATTATGCTTCGATTTGTATTTCCAAGTTCTACGACATCAGACAATTCCGAAGAATACGCAGAAAATTCCGAAACAGATTGCGTTCCAGTTTCCAAATTTAATTAA
- a CDS encoding efflux RND transporter periplasmic adaptor subunit: MTSSSETPGSVVDDSPVLESETPKNRSKWLWLLMLLGLLAGGGFIWYFFLRNTADSAPPAPQAVNVTLQEIETGQFENSSNYVGNLTAEQKVTLRAEIAGRIVQILSRSGQIVRAGTPIMQLRLDRSRAQLNAATANINVQRASRANAEAALRTSQARLRESQERTASAAAEVERQNAEVTLQQAEFKRTQTLVSQGAQARQALDVQRRNLNTAVAARNSAVKDYNATQATVAATQQEIEAARANLDRENAALTQAQAQARVEGENLEDTRILAPVAGMVGDITLKVGDYVNTGQELTTLTSNRALEVRFSVPAQKATQLRQGLPVELTVDKQARQPLARGRISFISPEANPQTQAITAKATFPNPNGVLRSDQFVRVKVIWDTTPAVLVPTVAVSRVGNQAFVFVAENQKNEESGEMQLVAKQKPVQLGAIQGNSYRVIEGLQPGEKIATTGILNLSDGAAIAPEEAAEVKEAGEAGKAGGAQE, from the coding sequence ATGACTTCTTCCTCTGAAACTCCAGGTTCTGTTGTAGATGATTCTCCAGTTTTAGAATCAGAAACGCCCAAAAACCGAAGCAAATGGTTATGGTTGTTAATGCTTCTAGGATTATTAGCTGGCGGCGGATTCATTTGGTACTTTTTTCTCCGCAATACTGCCGATTCAGCACCTCCTGCACCTCAAGCTGTAAATGTCACCCTCCAAGAGATAGAAACAGGGCAATTTGAAAATAGCTCTAATTATGTAGGTAACTTAACAGCAGAACAAAAAGTTACCTTAAGGGCGGAAATAGCCGGAAGGATAGTACAGATTTTGTCACGCTCCGGGCAAATTGTAAGAGCAGGTACCCCGATAATGCAGTTGCGTTTGGATCGTTCCAGAGCGCAGTTGAATGCAGCCACTGCGAATATCAACGTGCAAAGAGCATCTCGTGCGAATGCCGAAGCAGCATTGAGAACATCTCAAGCCCGTTTAAGAGAATCGCAAGAAAGAACAGCATCTGCTGCTGCTGAAGTGGAGCGTCAAAATGCAGAAGTGACGTTACAGCAAGCAGAATTTAAACGCACGCAAACCTTAGTCAGTCAAGGAGCGCAAGCGCGACAAGCATTAGATGTACAGAGACGCAACTTGAATACAGCAGTAGCGGCTCGTAATTCGGCAGTGAAAGATTATAATGCCACTCAAGCCACTGTTGCAGCGACTCAACAGGAGATAGAAGCAGCAAGAGCTAATTTAGATAGAGAAAATGCTGCATTAACTCAAGCCCAGGCTCAGGCTAGGGTAGAAGGCGAGAATTTAGAAGATACAAGAATATTAGCACCCGTAGCCGGAATGGTAGGAGATATCACTCTCAAAGTTGGTGACTATGTAAATACCGGGCAAGAATTAACTACCCTGACATCAAACAGAGCTTTAGAAGTGCGATTTTCCGTACCGGCGCAAAAAGCGACTCAACTTAGACAGGGGCTGCCGGTAGAGTTAACAGTTGACAAACAAGCACGTCAACCTTTAGCCAGGGGCAGAATTAGCTTTATTTCACCAGAAGCAAATCCCCAAACCCAAGCAATTACAGCCAAAGCCACCTTTCCCAATCCTAACGGTGTATTGCGTTCCGACCAATTTGTGCGAGTCAAAGTGATTTGGGATACAACTCCAGCGGTATTGGTTCCCACCGTTGCGGTATCTCGCGTAGGCAATCAAGCTTTTGTATTCGTTGCTGAAAATCAGAAAAATGAAGAGTCTGGGGAAATGCAGCTTGTAGCCAAGCAAAAGCCGGTTCAATTAGGAGCAATTCAAGGTAATAGCTATCGAGTTATCGAAGGATTACAACCAGGAGAAAAAATTGCCACTACAGGTATTTTGAATCTTTCCGATGGAGCGGCGATCGCACCCGAGGAAGCAGCGGAAGTTAAGGAAGCAGGGGAAGCAGGAAAAGCAGGGGGAGCACAAGAGTAA
- a CDS encoding GUN4 domain-containing protein, producing MTDFPQLTNRDSPQLSEIQKQLDELKAQVAELQRQINQNNPSPTPESATKNQNNNSNTNVSEKISHIENSLQLVSDIVRYQPLRDMLAAKKWEEADTETIRLIADIAGHKDLEDFRPAEVQHFPCVQLQVIDNLWLTYSEQRFGFSIQARIYQEVGGSIETTIEQDSKIIEEWGKRLGWRENNRWKKCDELDWSLNAPEGSHPARWWNSPFGSKMTNYFLARLMNCEI from the coding sequence ATGACTGACTTTCCACAATTAACTAACAGGGATTCTCCCCAACTATCTGAAATCCAAAAGCAATTAGATGAGTTAAAAGCTCAGGTAGCAGAATTACAAAGGCAAATCAATCAAAATAATCCTTCGCCAACACCGGAGTCAGCAACTAAAAATCAAAACAATAATTCCAACACAAATGTATCTGAGAAAATATCTCATATAGAAAATAGCCTGCAATTAGTCAGCGACATAGTACGCTACCAACCATTAAGAGATATGCTGGCTGCTAAAAAATGGGAAGAAGCAGATACAGAAACTATCCGTCTAATTGCCGATATCGCCGGACATAAAGATTTAGAAGACTTTCGCCCTGCTGAAGTACAGCATTTTCCCTGCGTTCAATTGCAGGTAATTGATAATTTGTGGCTAACTTATAGCGAGCAAAGATTTGGTTTTAGCATCCAGGCTCGTATTTATCAAGAAGTAGGAGGAAGCATAGAAACAACCATCGAGCAAGACAGCAAGATTATCGAGGAATGGGGAAAACGTTTGGGATGGAGAGAAAACAATCGTTGGAAAAAATGTGACGAACTCGATTGGAGTTTAAACGCTCCTGAAGGCAGTCATCCCGCTCGCTGGTGGAATTCCCCTTTCGGTTCCAAAATGACTAATTATTTTTTAGCTAGATTAATGAATTGCGAAATCTGA
- a CDS encoding efflux RND transporter permease subunit, whose protein sequence is MFVENFIRRPVLTIVCSIIILLVGAVSIPTLAVEQYPDVSPVQVVVSANYIGASAEVVEDTVTTVLERQINGIKGMRYISSTSSDDGSSSITVTFEQGYDLDIAAVDVLNRVSIAEAQLPQAVQRTGVNVFKQSSSVVVGMSIFSEEEGVYDDNFVSNYADLYVVDSIKRIDGVSDMQPFGERRYAMRLWLDPSLLASRGVTAQDVVAALQTQNVQIGAGRIGQPPTNDGQRYQLTIRAAGRLQDVTQFEEIVLKTGENGSLVKLKDVGRAELGAENYDTFARYRGQGAIGYRVLQTPGSNALAAAKAVKARMKELAEDFPPGLSYAIPYDPTLFVEESSKEVVSTLIQAILLVVLVLFLFLQNWRATIVPAVVIPVALIGTFAFIKVFDFSINSLTLFGLTLATGMVVDDAIVVVEDIGGKVQEQGMRPHLAAIEAMGELSGAVIATSLVLLAVFIPVAFFPGTTGQLYQQFALTISFAVIISTFNALTLTPALSSLLLRQGQEPTGWLAKIFAVINRGIDLMRSGYRSILEILTNFKLVVLGVFAFLLAITVWMYQTVPTAFLPDEDQGYVINLLQGPEGTSLEYTGEVMEQVDKQYLDIPEVRGTFSLGGFSFSGRAANYGISFVPFEPWGDRKDPEKSAASILNRVRGGLAGISQARVIAFNPPAIQGLGSIGGFVFQLQDKGNNDIQTFIKVKDELIQKANARPELQGVFSTYSASAPQLLMEVNRDRANSLQVPVDQVLSTVGTLIGSNYVNDFNAFGRTYRVYVQADKEFRSNPKNINQFYVRSQQGTMIPLGDLIEIKNLTGPQTVNHYNLFPSIEINGSPAEGYSSGQAIAAMEEIAEEVLPQNMDFEWSGITLEEIQSGGQAPIIFGLGILFVFLVLAAQYENFVDPVIILLAVPLAILGALLAQSVRGLPNDVYCQVGLVMLIGLASKNAILIVEFANQLREQGLSITRAAVQASEQRLRPIVMTAISTLLGIFPLVIATGAGAASRQSLGTAVFGGMIVSTVLSLFVVPVLYIVISTLFSNFKNDCQSLSPEKQQAREEERETVGVGKR, encoded by the coding sequence ATGTTTGTAGAAAACTTCATCCGCAGACCAGTTTTAACGATTGTTTGCTCTATCATCATTCTTTTGGTGGGAGCGGTTAGTATTCCGACTTTGGCTGTGGAACAATATCCCGATGTAAGTCCGGTGCAGGTAGTTGTTTCTGCTAACTATATCGGCGCTAGTGCTGAAGTTGTTGAAGATACGGTTACTACTGTTCTGGAAAGACAGATTAACGGTATCAAAGGTATGAGATACATCAGTTCTACTAGTAGCGATGATGGTTCTAGCAGCATCACGGTTACTTTTGAGCAGGGTTACGACCTTGATATTGCAGCAGTTGATGTTTTGAATCGGGTATCGATTGCGGAAGCTCAGTTACCGCAAGCTGTACAAAGAACTGGTGTTAATGTATTTAAGCAGTCGAGCAGCGTTGTTGTGGGGATGTCCATCTTCAGTGAGGAAGAGGGTGTTTACGATGACAACTTTGTGAGTAACTATGCAGATTTATACGTAGTCGATAGCATTAAAAGAATTGATGGTGTAAGCGATATGCAGCCCTTTGGTGAGCGTCGCTATGCTATGCGGCTATGGCTTGACCCGAGTCTTTTAGCTAGTCGTGGTGTGACTGCTCAAGATGTGGTAGCTGCTTTACAAACCCAGAACGTACAGATAGGTGCTGGAAGAATCGGTCAACCACCAACTAATGACGGACAAAGGTATCAATTAACTATCCGTGCTGCCGGTCGTTTGCAAGATGTAACTCAGTTTGAGGAAATTGTTCTCAAGACTGGGGAGAATGGTAGCCTCGTTAAATTAAAAGATGTCGGTAGAGCGGAGTTGGGAGCGGAAAATTACGATACTTTTGCCAGGTATAGAGGTCAGGGAGCAATTGGTTATCGGGTATTGCAGACACCGGGAAGTAATGCTTTAGCTGCTGCGAAAGCTGTAAAAGCCAGGATGAAGGAGTTAGCAGAAGATTTCCCTCCTGGATTAAGTTATGCGATTCCTTACGACCCAACTTTGTTTGTGGAAGAATCGAGTAAGGAAGTTGTCAGTACTTTGATTCAAGCAATATTGTTGGTGGTTTTGGTACTGTTCTTGTTTCTACAAAACTGGCGAGCCACGATTGTTCCAGCAGTGGTGATTCCGGTTGCTTTGATTGGAACGTTTGCTTTTATTAAGGTATTTGATTTTTCGATTAATAGTTTGACTTTATTTGGTTTGACTTTAGCTACCGGGATGGTGGTTGATGATGCGATTGTGGTAGTTGAAGATATTGGGGGTAAGGTACAAGAACAAGGAATGCGTCCCCATTTAGCTGCGATTGAAGCAATGGGAGAACTTTCGGGAGCGGTAATTGCAACTTCTTTGGTGTTGTTAGCGGTGTTTATTCCCGTTGCGTTTTTTCCCGGTACTACGGGACAGCTTTATCAACAGTTTGCTTTAACTATCAGTTTTGCGGTTATTATTTCAACTTTTAATGCTTTGACATTAACTCCCGCTCTTTCATCATTATTATTGCGTCAGGGACAAGAACCTACGGGATGGTTGGCAAAAATATTTGCTGTGATAAATCGCGGCATTGATTTAATGCGATCGGGATATAGAAGTATTCTGGAAATTCTAACTAATTTTAAGTTAGTGGTTTTAGGAGTATTTGCATTTTTATTAGCAATCACCGTTTGGATGTATCAAACAGTTCCTACAGCGTTTCTTCCAGATGAAGACCAAGGTTATGTAATCAATTTGCTTCAAGGACCAGAAGGAACTTCTTTGGAATATACCGGGGAAGTTATGGAGCAAGTTGATAAACAATATCTTGATATTCCTGAAGTTAGGGGGACGTTTTCTTTAGGAGGATTTAGCTTTAGCGGTAGAGCAGCTAATTACGGTATTTCCTTCGTTCCCTTTGAACCTTGGGGAGATAGAAAAGACCCAGAGAAATCCGCTGCTAGTATTTTGAATCGAGTCAGGGGAGGTTTAGCAGGAATTTCTCAAGCGAGGGTAATTGCTTTTAATCCTCCAGCGATTCAAGGTTTGGGAAGTATTGGAGGCTTTGTATTTCAACTTCAAGATAAAGGGAATAATGATATTCAGACTTTTATTAAAGTCAAAGACGAATTAATTCAAAAAGCAAACGCAAGACCGGAATTGCAAGGTGTTTTTAGTACCTATTCCGCTAGCGCTCCGCAATTATTAATGGAAGTCAATCGGGATAGAGCTAATTCATTACAGGTACCCGTAGACCAAGTTTTATCAACCGTAGGTACTTTAATTGGTTCCAATTACGTCAATGATTTTAATGCTTTTGGCAGGACTTATCGGGTATACGTCCAAGCAGATAAAGAATTTCGTTCCAACCCCAAAAATATCAATCAATTCTACGTTCGTTCCCAACAAGGTACGATGATTCCCCTCGGTGACTTAATAGAAATAAAAAACCTTACCGGACCCCAAACAGTAAACCACTATAACTTATTCCCTTCCATTGAAATCAACGGTTCCCCAGCAGAAGGTTATAGTTCCGGACAAGCAATCGCAGCAATGGAGGAAATTGCAGAGGAAGTATTACCCCAAAACATGGACTTTGAATGGTCGGGAATTACTTTAGAAGAAATTCAATCCGGCGGACAAGCACCAATCATTTTTGGTTTAGGAATCTTATTTGTATTCCTAGTATTAGCAGCACAATACGAAAACTTTGTTGACCCAGTTATTATTCTCTTAGCAGTTCCCCTAGCAATATTAGGAGCATTACTAGCTCAATCAGTAAGAGGTTTACCCAACGACGTTTATTGTCAAGTTGGTTTGGTAATGTTGATTGGTTTGGCTAGTAAAAACGCAATCTTGATTGTAGAATTTGCCAACCAGTTACGAGAGCAGGGATTATCCATAACAAGAGCAGCAGTCCAAGCATCCGAACAACGGTTGCGACCAATTGTTATGACAGCGATTTCCACACTATTAGGAATCTTCCCCCTAGTAATTGCAACTGGAGCAGGTGCTGCTTCTCGGCAATCCTTAGGAACAGCAGTCTTTGGAGGAATGATTGTTTCAACGGTATTGAGTTTATTCGTCGTTCCCGTGCTTTACATCGTTATTTCCACACTTTTCTCTAACTTTAAAAATGACTGTCAAAGCTTGTCCCCAGAAAAGCAGCAAGCAAGGGAAGAAGAAAGAGAAACTGTTGGGGTAGGGAAGAGGTAA